In a single window of the Rhizoctonia solani chromosome 16, complete sequence genome:
- a CDS encoding meiotically up-regulated protein: MEPLIIDVRENASGNSSPSNTVVDAIIEGLSKPSGSRSLPTLLLYNERGLRLYDDITTKAPEYYLFSCEEQILSDHGDDIVRTMGAARRGEEVVIELGAGALRKTSHFLLALARAAKTVGPGEKPEVSYYALDLERPELVRTLRELSASIGNELAGRVSFGGMWGTYDGGVAFVKRGGLQELQLNQGVSSKLDDLETERGRPTDRIPVVRTAQPTPTPSESNSASPPHDDTLAAPVVPTISGSAAQTPNRSALPTPPSSLPSPAEKSTSIPIQLLFLGSSIGNFTPGGAVDFLRALPLRAGSGDTLLLGLDQKNDGNLVQRAYDDPQGYTRAFALNGIQHAEEITGGLIDSSKWSYVEKYNEALGRHEGYYKSNVKQTIKFATSAGHSQDNAIELDEGELVNFEYSYKYSETDALALFAAANLRVVRRWQDKKRLYSLWLLERASFTFSVPVSSQPLAAVVNSDDSGIVNKSSSLFPSIPTRNEWTNSWKVVRRLTGAWDAITIGMIPPEMLHQKPIDLRHKCLFYLGHIPAFLDIHLSRLLDEKHTEPEYFKNIFERGIDPHVDDPTQIHVPHSEVPVKDEDWPSLKEILSFRDQVRARLIQLYDDFESGKRTLTRTIGRVLWMTFEHETLHAETLLYMLLQRAGSGTIPPATIVPDWKTLAKGWDAEVRATSNAPTTLRVGPADVTVGHDDFESEDATAPEGWQSSYEFGWDNEHPKRTVSISGVDISNRPITNGDYLAFLSKESRLGEQDLPASWVLVEGEICVRTLYGPVEFDTARHWPLAASYDEIAAYARAQGGRLPSEAELLAFRDQYDGTSAGKGNFAYRNWHYIPPRPSTHEERGHNGGVWEWTSTLMHAHEGYVPSIRYPGYSSDFHDEKHHIVLGGSIRIPGSLRLRILQDSRLSAISLPPRPSFSKHRKLHPSSSRVSYAATAFTRERALRSYSRYESLARGELSSKRRGLNDLRGRHARIANEVGYNRKLDRFLEAISMNSLITSKIVGWSILQKSPLPSGVEVLGAYGGNRWSGDGPTDLSRVVEALKHCVRDWSSDAYEERARVFTPILNILRQVPIHRRSDTKVLVPGAGLCRLAWEIARMGFDVTADEVSSYMTLPFRMMLDETATPAENYHTVCPHYSWFSHTRSNDSLFQSASFPDTLPRIDKENVLVDCWSSDNTTHKSSGELYTPGGKFELIESDFLSLSPPDRSGAADDASTQDFLQSGSLAVVPAQPRDRGYDFIVTLFFIDTATNVLAYLDQIHALLRSNYGWAGTASDMDPSFTGTWVNLGPLLWPPGASIEPSLEEVLALSERVGLSIVGEDCSAESSNRPMNPIESRRTLECQYTANRAGMMKWMYQAEFWVAKRRDD; this comes from the exons ATGGAACCTCTTATTATTGATGTTCGCGAGAATGCCTCTGGCAACTCCAGTCCTTCCAATACTGTCGTTGATGCTATCATCGAGGGCCTGTCTAAACCCTCTGGATCGCGGTCGCTCCCAACGCTCCTTCTGTACAATGAGCGTGGATTGAGACTTTACGACGACATTACTACCAAAGCTCCCGAATACTATCTCTTTAGCTGCGAAGAGCAGATATTATCAGATCATGGCGACGACATTGTACGTACAATGGGTGCCGCTCGACGTGGTGAGGAGGTAGTTATTGAGCTTGGTGCGGG GGCTCTACGCAAGACTTCGCACTTCCTCCTTGCACTTGCAAGAGCGGCAAAGACTGTTGGTCCTGGAGAGAAACCCGAAGTCTCGTATTATGCGCTCGATCTCGAGCGCCCCGAACTTGTTCGAACCCTTCGTGAACTTTCTGCGAGTATTGGTAACGAGCTCGCTGGCCGCGTCTCGTTCGGCGGGATGTGGGGTACCTATGATGGCGGAGTTGCCTTCGTCAAACGCGGCGGGCTCCAAGAGCTGCAACTCAATCAAGGAGTCTCAAGCAAACTGGATGACCTCGAAACTGAGCGTGGCAGGCCCACCGATCGCATTCCAGTCGTACGCACAGCGCAACCTACCCCTACACCAAGtgaatcaaacagtgcctCTCCTCCGCATGATGATACTTTGGCAGCCCCAGTTGTACCCACCATATCTGGAAGCGCGGCACAAACACCTAATCGCTCTGCTTTACCTACTCCTCCCTCATCCCTGCCATCTCCAGCCGAGAAGTCTACCTCGATCCCGATTCAGTTGTTGTTCCTAGGATCCTCGATTGGCAACTTCACTCCGGGTGGGGCCGTCGACTTTCTACGTGCTTTGCCCCTCCGTGCTGGTTCAGGTGATACATTGCTGCTGGGGCTTGATCAAAAGAATGATGGCAATCTCGTCCAACGTGCCTACGACGATCCTCAGGGGTATACTCGAGCGTTTGCTCTGAACGGAATTCAGCATGCTGAGGAGATTACTGGGGGGTTGATCGATAGTAGCAAGTGGAGTTACGTCGAAAAATACAATGAAGCGCTCG GGCGCCACGAGGGATATTACAAGTCTAACGTAAAGCAGACTATCAAGTTTGCAACAAGCGCTGGGCATTCACAGGACAACGCTATCGAGCTAGACGAAGGAGAGTTAGTAAATTTTGAATATAGCTATAAG TATTCagaaacagatgcattgGCTCTTTTTGCCGCCGCAAATCTTCGTGTTGTACGCCGCTGGCAGGACAAGAAGCGTCTTTACTCTCTTTGGCTACTCGAGAGAGCATCATTTACGTTCTCGGTACCGGTTTCGTCACAGCCTCTGGCAGCTGTAGTCAACTCCGACGATAGCGGGATTGTAAACAAGTCTTCAAGCTTGTTCCCTTCTATCCCAACGCGTAATGAATGGACCAATTCATGGAAG GTTGTCCGTCGGCTTACGGGG GCATGGGACGCAATTACTATCGGAATGATTCCCCCAGAAATGTTACACCAAAAACCGATTGACCTACGCCACAAGTGTTTGTTTTACCTTGGCCATATTCCCGC ATTCTTGGATATTCACTTGTCGCGGCTACTAGACGAGAAGCACACAGAGCCCGAATACTTCAAAAACATATTCGAG CGGGGTATCGATCCTCATGTCGATGATCCTACACAAATCCACGTG CCCCACTCTGAAGTTCCTGTCAAGGATGAAGATTGGCCATCGCTTAAAGAAATCCTATCATTTCGCGATCAGGTCCGTGCAAGGCTGATACAGCTATATGACGATTTCGAATCGGGGAAAAGGACCCTCACGCGAACAATTGGCCGAGTGCTCTGGATGACATTTGAGCATGAGACTCTACACGCGGAG ACTCTACTCTATATGCTACTCCAACGAGCTGGCTCGGGCACCATCCCCCCTGCAACGATAGTTCCTGATTGGAAAACGCTTGCTAAAGGTTGGGACGCGGAGGTTCGGGCAACCTCAAACGCCCCAACTACCTTGCGAGTTGGACCTGCAGACGTTACAGTAGGTCACGACGATTTTGAATCCGAAGACGCAACGGCGCCCGAAGGATGGCAATCGTCCTACGAGTTCGGTTGGGACAACGAACATCCTAAACGTACCGTTTCTATTAGTGGAGTGGACATTTCCAACAGACCCATTACAAACGGTGACTATCTTGCTTTCTTATCGAAAGAATCTCGGTTGGGAGAACAGGACCTTCCTGCAAGCTGGGTTCTTGTGGAGGGTGAAATCTGTGTGCGAACTTTATATGGTCCCGTTGAGTTCGATACAGCTCGACATTGGCCCCTAGCCGCGTCTTATGACGAGATAGCGGCTTATGCGCGCGCTCAAGGCGGCCGCCTACCCAGCGAAGCAGAGCTATTGGCGTTTAGGGACCAGTATGATGGAACCAGCGCAGGCAAGGGCAACTTTGCATACCGAAATTGGCATTACATCCC CCCTCGTCCATCCACCCATGAAGAACGCGGACATAACGGCGGAGTTTGGGAATGGACCAGCACTTTAATGCATGCACATGAAGGATACGTCCCATCCATAAGGTATCCAGGGTATTCGTCAGATTTCCATGATGAGAAACATCATATTGTG CTGGGCGGCTC AATAAGGATCCCCGGCTCGTTACGTCTTAGGATACTCCAAGATTCTCGACTATCAGCCATTTCTCTTCCCCCACGACCTTCTTTCAGCAAACATAGAAAATTACATCCTAGCTCTTCTCGTGTCTCCTATGCAGCCACCGCGTTTACTCGCGAACGTGCCCTTCGCTCGTATTCTCGGTATGAATCCTTAGCTCGCGGCGAGTTATCCTCCAAACGTCGGGGGCTGAATGACTTGCGAGGACGACATGCTCGTATAGCGAACGAAGTGGGCTATAATAGAAAACTAGATCGGTTCCTTGAAGCAATATCAATGAACAGTTTAATTACAAGCAAAATAGTTGGGTGGTCTATACTTCAAAAGAGCCCCCTTCCTTCGGGTGTGGAAGTCCTTGGCGCATATGGTGGCAATCGTTGGTCTGGCGATGGTCCGACCGACCTTTCTCGTGTGGTCGAAGCTTTGAAACATTGTGTTCGCGACTGGAGCTCTGATGCGTATGAAGAGCGCGCTCGGGTTTTCACTCCTATTCTAAACATTTTGCGTCAAGTTCCCATCCATCGACGAAGTGATACGAAGGTCCTAGTCCCTGGTGCGGGTTTATGTCGGCTTGCATGGGAAATAGCACGTATGG GATTTGACGTAACTGCCGATGAAGTATCTTCATATATGACGCTGCCCTTCCGAATGATGCTAGACGAAACTGCTACCCCGGCCGAAAATTATCATACTGTCTGCCCTCATTACAGCTGGTTCTCGCATACTCGTTCCAACGACAGTTTATTTCAGTCGGCATCGTTTCCAGATACTCTTCCTCGTATCGACAAGGAAAATGTACTGGTTGATTGTTGGTCCTCTGATAATACTACGCATAAATCCTCTGGCGAGCTTTATACTCCTGGTGGAAAGTTCGAATTAATCGAATCAGACTTCTTGTCACTCTCACCTCCGGATAGGTCCGGAGCGGCTGATGATGCCTCAACCCAGGATTTCTTGCAGTCTGGCTCCCTTGCTGTTGTCCCAGCCCAACCTCGCGATCGTGGATATGACTTTATAGTAACTTTATTTTTTATCGACACCGCTACCAATGTTTTGGCATATTTAGACCAAATACATGCGCTCCTTCGGAGCAACTATGGCTGGGCTGGGACGGCTTCAGACATGGACCCCTCTTTTACTGGCACTTGGGTCAATCTTGGCCCACTTCTTTGGCCTCCTGGCGCATCTATTGAACCAAGCCTAGAGGAAGTACTAGCATTGTCTGAGAGAGTTGGGCTTAGTATCGTAGGTGAAGACTGCTCGGCTGAGTCGTCGAATAGACCAATGAATCCTATTGAAAGTCGACGGACATTGGAGTGCCAATACACTGCCAATCGCGCTGGAATGATGAAGTGGATGTACCAGGCAGAGTTTTGGGTCGCGAAGCGTCGAGATGACTAA
- a CDS encoding glycosyltransferase family 22 protein — MSRLPSARYILLPDEYFQALEPAYHAVFGTGHLTWEWTTNPPIRSFAYPSLFVPAYALVKALRLENTPILIWAPKLVQVVFASAGDLALYQIACTLFTQSHGRVTLFLSLLSPFNVLALTRTLANSTETSLVTIALLYWPYSLFQTRRHFSNLVVDGTIVGLAAASAITIIDTLYYGALTFTPFSFLKTNLVSGVASFYGVNTFHYYFTQGLPIVLGPSLPFTLLGVWKHIKDNRDNRNTSPSRRTRSLLLGLVAWTIALYSLLAHKEWRFIHPLLPILHLFAADYLIYSNNETKKYATDLQAQDNLKARLTFQLPIRRNHLAYFLAVCLPLNLYLIRWHGSAQIAVTRYLHDLSTRSDRVKSVGVLMPCHSIPGRAYLHLPELTYATGGHRIWEIGCEPPLGLSQYVLVMDLISFRHPLNRSRLSTQRETYTSQTDVFFETLGPIRYLDQYFPPSVDPTFPPSREPFTKPGNPPPVQGWNHTWPSHFIMFGALENLSSSSEIQDTVKQKLRGLGYDVVWRIGNGWEEDERRRGGVVVWEWTGLKV; from the exons ATGTCGCGACTTCCTTCCGCTCGCTACATTCTATTA CCTGATGAATACTTTCAAGCTCTTGAACCTGCCTATCACGCAGTGTTCGGTACTGGGCACCTGACTTGGGAATGGACCACAAACCCGCCGATACGCAGCTTTGCATACCCTAGTTTGTTTGTCCCAGCCTACGCATTGGTCAAAGCCTTGCGCCTGGAGAACACGCCCATACTT ATCTGGGCCCCTAAACTGGTTCAAGTTGTGTTTGCTTCAGCCGGTGACCTTGCACTTTACCAGATAGCATGCACGTTGTTCACCCAGTCACATGGGCGCGTTACG CTCTTCCTTTCACTTCTGTCTCCATTCAACGTGCTGGCACTGACACGAACGCTTGCCAACTCAACTGAGACAAGTCTGGTAACTATTGCCTTGCTGTACTGGCCGTATTCCCTATTCCAAACTAG GAGGCATTTCTCAAACTTAGTAGTGGATGGAACCATTGTTGG ACTTGCTGCGGCTTCGGCAATTACAATAATTGATACTCTATACTATGGAGCCTTGACATTCACGCCGTTTTCCTTCCTCAAGACCAACTTGGTATCCGGAGTGGCCAGTTTCTACGGTGTGAATACCTTTCACTACTACttcacgcaaggcctccCAATCGTTTTAGGGCCCTCCCTACCATTTACCCTTTTGGGAGTATGGAAGCATATTAAAGATAACCGGGATAACCGGAATACCAGTCCTTCGAGGCGTACACGCTCCCTTTTACTGGGACTTGTGGCTTGGACTATTGCACTCTATTCTCTCTTGGCTCACAAAGAATGGCGTTTTATTCATCCCTTACTCCCTATCTTACATCTCTTCGCCGCAGACTATTTGATTTACTCGAATAACGAAACCAAGAAATAT GCGACGGATTTACAGGCGCAGGACAATCTTAAAGCAAGATTGACATTTCAACTCCCAATCCGCCGTAATCACTTGGCCTACTTCCTCGCGGTTTGCCTTCCTCTTAACCTCTATCTGATCCGCTGGCATGGCAGTGCGCAGATCGCTGTCACTCGCTACCTACACGATCTAAGTACAAGGTCTGACCGAGTCAAATCAGTCGGTGTGCTCATGCCATGCCACTCGATCCCTGGGCGGGCTTATCTCCATCTTCCGGAATTGACATATGCCACAGGCGGCCATAGGATATGGGAGATCGGGTGCGAGCCGCCGCTCGGGTTGAGCCAGTACGTACTTGTGATGGACCTTATTTCATTCAGACACCCACTAAATCGATCGCGTTTAAGCACGCAACGCGAGACGTACACGTCTCAAACAGATGTATTCTTCGAGACGCTGGGGCCTATTCGCTACTTGGACCAGTACTTCCCACCATCGGTCGATCCCACTTTTCCGCCGTCCCGAGAACCTTTTACAAAGCCAGGCAATCCACCGCCTGTGCAGGGTTGGAACCACACATGGCCCAGTCATTTCATCATGTTTGGGGCATTGGAAAACCTGTCATCGTCGTCTGAAATCCAAGATACAGTCAAACAAAAATTGAGAGGACTCGGTTATGACGTTGTCTGGCGTATTGGTAACGGCTGGGAGGAAGATGAGCGACGCCGGGGAGGTGTTGTTGTTTGGGAATGGACAGGACTCAAAGTGTAG
- a CDS encoding protein-binding protein — protein MVVIDDKLPPPPPYHSGPRHPGPRTNANRRVELAPPPFQSRRTCHSLVELPQHILLHIVYATCPDYIPAERLRRRLYWVAMYLRLTSRAVYIASMHLLRSTYLPLYTELVKPPYTSDPFPLNAPSFVHYTPTPTTTTTSALGTTTDPFSTPSLQSVQRETAILDRFLVLKICDDVRTDETELHLGSDDAFADIFDLMQPRSRLEDLVRVFGIQTGVVADTVEPAYSSVSTRHARSKKLLFETLSVNFSPRKVSLVQIDQNRRKHTLVEIQRTKTETLEVSAKRLIRALIANGIVPDPSATHPSPSLNTSPSVAGSSRAR, from the exons ATGGTTGTGATAGATGATAAACTCCCTCCGCCACCTCCTTATCACTCTGGCCCGCGCCACCCGGGCCCGCGCACGAATGCCAATAGACGAGTCGAACTAGCTCCCCCGCCGTTCCAGTCGCGACGCACTTGCCATTCGTTGGTTGAGCTGCCTCAGCATATTCTTCTCCATATTGTATACGCAACATGTCCCGACTACATCCCCGCTGAACGACTGCGAAGGCGCTTGTACTGGGTGGCTATGTATCTTCGTCTGACGTCGCGAGCGGTATATATTG CGAGCATGCACTTGCTACGATCGACTTATCTCCCACTTTACACCGAGCTTGTGAAACCGCCGTACACGTCCGACCCCTTCCCACTCAACGCACCCTCGTTCGTCCACTACACACCCACACCCACCACAACCACAACTTCCGCCCTCGGAACAACAACAGATCCGTTCTCCACACCATCGCTCCAATCGGTCCAGCGAGAAACAGCGATCCTCGACCGGTTCCTGGTGCTCAAAATCTGCGACGACGTGCGGACAGACGAGACGGAGCTCCACCTGGGATCAGACGATGCGTTTGCGGATATATTCGATTTAATGCAGCCGCGCAGTCGTTTGGAGGATCTGgttagggtttttgggattcaGACGGGGGTCGTTGCGGATACCGTCGAGCCAGCGTATTCGTCCGTGTCGACAAGACATGCCAGATCGAAAAAGTTGTTGTTTGAGACGTTGTCGGTCAATTTTTCGCCGCGCAAG GTCTCGCTTGTACAAATAGACCAGAATCGGAGAAAGCATACCCTCGTTGAGATCCAACGAACCAAAACCGAGACACTTGAAGTGAGCGCCAAACGTCTAATCAGAGCGCTCATCGCCAATGGAATTGTGCCGGACCCATCCGCTACGCATCCATCTCCCAGCCTCAATACCAGCCCCTCTGTGGCTGGCTCTAGCAGAGCTAGGTAA